In one window of Tumebacillus algifaecis DNA:
- a CDS encoding GNAT family N-acetyltransferase, which produces MEIRAVAEHDYAHVVRVVNDWWGGRSMADMLPKLFFVHFQETSFVVEDAGEVVAFLIGFVSQTFPQEAYIHFVGVHPQYRKQKLGKRLYDLFFERVREKGCTTVRCVTAPMNHGSIAFHTQLGFQIEKVAEDYDGRGQNRVLFVKKVAETTA; this is translated from the coding sequence ATGGAGATTCGAGCGGTTGCGGAACACGACTATGCGCATGTGGTACGGGTGGTTAACGACTGGTGGGGTGGACGCTCCATGGCCGACATGCTGCCTAAGCTGTTTTTTGTGCATTTTCAAGAGACAAGCTTTGTGGTGGAAGATGCAGGGGAAGTGGTCGCTTTTCTGATCGGCTTCGTTTCGCAGACTTTTCCGCAAGAAGCGTACATACATTTTGTTGGGGTACATCCGCAGTATCGGAAGCAGAAGCTGGGGAAGCGCCTCTATGACCTCTTTTTTGAACGGGTGCGCGAAAAAGGCTGTACGACTGTACGCTGTGTGACCGCTCCGATGAATCATGGGTCGATTGCTTTTCATACGCAGTTGGGATTCCAGATTGAAAAAGTGGCAGAGGATTACGACGGTCGCGGACAAAACCGCGTGCTGTTTGTGAAGAAAGTAGCAGAAACCACCGCTTAG
- a CDS encoding YeiH family protein — METITKHSLKRDPRLSVVSGILFTLLLALLGFGLAQLPGLSQIGPLACAILLAVLYRQKFGYPEALRSGIQFSSKRLLRIAIMLYGLKLNLHLLLSNGLPLLALDALVILFAIGLTILLAKWWKADFSLTLLLGIGTGICGAAAIAAVTPILRSKQEDSALSVGIIALIGTLFSVSYVLLRPLLPFSDSVYGIWSGLSLHELAHVALAAAPAGEDALALALLAKLGRVLLLVPFSFLLLFWLRKKEGTSASIEFPWFLLGFLVLSLAGTLFPLPDAVLRVISTLTTFLLAMAMVGLGLNISLGDLRKKAARPLLIITVTSLLLSALTLLLLSIQKPPL; from the coding sequence ATGGAAACGATCACCAAACACTCCCTGAAGCGAGACCCCCGTCTCTCGGTTGTCTCCGGCATCCTCTTTACGCTACTCCTCGCCCTTCTTGGCTTCGGACTGGCCCAACTGCCTGGCCTGAGCCAAATCGGTCCGCTGGCCTGTGCCATCCTGCTCGCCGTGCTGTACCGACAAAAATTCGGATATCCCGAAGCACTGCGCAGCGGTATCCAATTTTCCTCCAAGCGTCTGCTGCGGATCGCCATCATGCTATACGGCTTGAAACTCAATCTCCACCTGCTGCTCAGCAACGGACTGCCGTTGCTGGCCCTCGACGCTCTTGTCATTCTTTTTGCGATCGGCTTGACCATCCTGCTCGCCAAATGGTGGAAAGCAGACTTCTCCCTCACCCTGCTGCTCGGCATCGGGACTGGAATCTGCGGCGCAGCTGCCATCGCAGCCGTCACTCCGATTTTGCGTAGCAAGCAGGAAGATTCGGCGCTCTCCGTCGGCATCATCGCGCTGATCGGGACCTTATTTTCGGTCAGCTATGTGCTGTTGCGCCCATTGCTTCCGTTCTCAGACAGCGTATACGGCATCTGGTCCGGTCTTTCCTTGCACGAACTGGCCCACGTCGCCCTCGCTGCCGCCCCAGCCGGAGAAGATGCGCTGGCGCTGGCCCTGCTCGCCAAACTCGGTCGCGTCTTACTGCTCGTCCCGTTCTCTTTTCTGCTGCTCTTCTGGCTCCGCAAAAAAGAGGGCACTTCAGCTTCGATCGAGTTCCCATGGTTCCTGCTTGGCTTCCTCGTGTTGAGCCTCGCCGGAACCCTGTTCCCGCTGCCGGACGCTGTCCTGCGCGTGATTTCCACCCTGACCACCTTCTTGCTCGCCATGGCGATGGTGGGCCTCGGACTCAACATCTCGCTCGGTGATCTACGCAAAAAAGCGGCTCGCCCGCTGTTGATCATCACCGTCACCTCTCTACTACTCTCCGCGCTGACCCTTCTCCTGCTCTCCATACAAAAACCACCGCTCTAA